One region of Oryza sativa Japonica Group chromosome 10, ASM3414082v1 genomic DNA includes:
- the LOC4347940 gene encoding G-type lectin S-receptor-like serine/threonine-protein kinase At1g34300, producing the protein MAAAVLLLLLLPALAAAQAQAQQMRTFSANDTNWSPAESNRTLVSNNGDFAAGFRPSPSSPAKFWFAVWVSANANESRPVVIWYAHNDDHSAVEGDANSVLSIDAAGKLSWSDNGNSTTLWSRNFNSTSAPLSLNDSGSLDHGAWSSFGEPTDTLMASQAIPSISNGTTTTTSITLQSQNGRFQLFNALTLQHGSSAYANITGNTALRNLTADGTLQLAGGNPSQLIASDQGSTRRLRRLTLDDDGNLRLYSLQSKKGQWRVVWQLVQELCTIRGACQGEANICVPQGADNTTCVCPPGYRPQGLGCAPKLNYSGKGNDDKFVRMDFVSFSGGADTGVSVPGKYMTSLTPQNLADCQSKCRANASCVAFGYKLGGDRTCLHYTRLVDGYWSPATEMSTYLRVVESNNDPNNFTGMTTMIDTVCPVRLALPVPPKQGRTTIRNIAIITALFAVELLAGVLSFWAFLRKYSQYREMARTLGLEYLPAGGPRRFSYAELKAATKEFSDLVGRGAYGKVYRGELPDRRAVAVKQLDGVGGGEAEFWAEVTIIARMHHLNLVRMWGFCADKEQRMLVYEYVPNGSLDKYLFAPGTGTQGDEEESNKRPLLDLHTRYRIALGVARAIAYLHEECLEWVLHCDIKPENILLEDDFCPKVSDFGLSKLTSKKEKVTMSRIRGTRGYMAPEWVIHREPITAKADVYSFGMVLLEIVSGRRNYGFRQDSVGSEDWYFPKWAFEKVYVERRIDDIIDPRIVQAEAYDDDPASLATVERMVKTAMWCLQDRADMRPSMGKVAKMLEGTVEITEPVKPTIFCVQDD; encoded by the coding sequence ATGGCGGCcgctgtcctcctcctcctcctcctaccggccctcgccgccgcccaggcCCAGGCCCAGCAGATGCGGACCTTCTCCGCCAACGACACCAATTGGAGCCCCGCCGAGAGCAACCGCACCCTCGTCTCCAACAACGGGGACTTCGCCGCCGGATTCcggccctccccctcctccccagcCAAGTTCTGGTTCGCCGTCTGGGTGAGCGCCAACGCCAACGAGTCCAGGCCGGTCGTCATATGGTACGCCCACAACGACGACCACTCCGCCGTGGAGGGCGACGCCAATTCCGTGCTCTCCATCGACGCGGCGGGGAAGCTGTCGTGGAGCGACAACGGCAACAGCACCACCCTTTGGTCCCGCAACTTCAACTCCACGAGTGCCCCTTTGTCTCTGAACGACTCGGGGAGCCTCGACCACGGCGCCTGGTCCAGCTTCGGGGAGCCGACGGACACGCTGATGGCGTCGCAGGCCATCCCCAGCATTAGCaacggcaccaccaccaccaccagcatcaCCCTGCAGTCCCAGAACGGCAGATTCCAGCTGTTCAACGCCCTCACCCTGCAGCACGGCTCCTCCGCCTACGCCAACATCACCGGCAACACCGCCCTGCGCAACCTCACCGCCGACGGCACGCTGCAACTCGCTGGTGGCAATCCCTCCCAGCTCATCGCCTCCGACCAGGGCTCCactcgccgcctgcgccgcctcaccctcgacgacgacggcaaccTGCGCCTCTACAGCCTGCAGTCCAAGAAAGGGCAGTGGCGGGTGGTATGGCAGCTGGTGCAGGAGCTCTGCACCATCCGGGGCGCCTGCCAAGGGGAGGCCAACATCTGCGTCCCCCAAGGCGCCGACAACACCACCTGCGTCTGCCCGCCGGGGTACCGCCCGCAGGGCCTGGGCTGCGCCCCCAAGCTTAACTACAGCGGCAAGGGCAACGACGACAAGTTCGTGCGGATGGATTTCGTTTCCTTCTCCGGTGGCGCCGACACCGGAGTGTCCGTCCCCGGCAAGTACATGACCAGCCTGACGCCGCAGAACCTGGCGGACTGCCAGAGCAAGTGCCGGGCCAACGCCTCTTGCGTGGCCTTCGGCTACAAGTTGGGCGGGGACCGGACGTGCCTGCACTACACGCGGCTGGTGGACGGCTattggtcgccggcgacggagatGTCGACCTACCTGCGGGTGGTGGAGTCGAACAACGACCCGAACAACTTCACGGGGATGACGACGATGATCGACACGGTGTGCCCGGTGCGGCTGGCGCTGCCGGTGCCGCCGAAGCAGGGGCGGACGACGATCCGGAACATCGCCATCATCACGGCGCTGTTCGCGGTGGAGCTGCTGGCGGGGGTGCTGTCGTTCTGGGCGTTCCTGCGCAAGTACTCGCAGTACAGGGAGATGGCGCGGACGCTGGGGCTGGAGTACCTCCCCGCCGGCGGGCCGCGGCGGTTCTCGTACGCGGAGCTGAAGGCGGCGACCAAGGAGTTCTCGGACTTGGTGGGGCGCGGGGCGTACGGGAAGGTGTACCGCGGGGAGCTGCCGGACCGGCGGGCGGTGGCAGTGAAGCAGCTGGacggggtgggcgggggagagGCGGAGTTCTGGGCGGAGGTGACCATCATCGCGCGGATGCACCACCTCAACCTGGTGCGGATGTGGGGGTTCTGCGCGGACAAGGAGCAGAGGATGCTGGTGTACGAGTATGTGCCAAACGGATCGCTGGACAAGTACCTGTTCGCTCCAGGCACCGGCACCCAAGGAGACGAAGAAGAGAGCAACAAGCGGCCTCTGCTTGACCTGCACACCCGCTACCGCATCGCTCTGGGCGTGGCGCGCGCCATCGCGTACCTTCACGAGGAGTGCCTCGAGTGGGTTCTGCACTGCGACATCAAGCCTGAGAACATCCTTCTGGAGGACGACTTCTGCCCCAAGGTGTCCGACTTCGGGCTGTCCAAGCTCACCAGCAAGAAGGAGAAGGTGACCATGTCCCGCATCCGTGGCACCCGCGGGTACATGGCCCCCGAGTGGGTCATCCACCGCGAGCCCATCACCGCCAAGGCCGACGTCTACAGCTTCGGCATGGTTCTGCTTGAGATCGTCTCCGGCCGCCGCAACTACGGCTTCCGCCAGGACTCCGTCGGCAGCGAGGACTGGTACTTCCCCAAGTGGGCCTTCGAGAAGGTCTACGTCGAGCGCCGCATCGACGACATCATCGACCCTCGCATCGTCCAGGCCGAGGCCTACGACGACGACCCCGCCAGCCTCGCCACCGTCGAGCGCATGGTCAAGACGGCCATGTGGTGCCTTCAGGACCGCGCCGACATGAGGCCCTCCATGGGCAAGGTCGCCAAGATGCTCGAGGGCACCGTCGAGATCACCGAGCCCGTCAAGCCCACCATCTTCTGCGTCCAGGACGACTGA